GTACACGCTGGTCAACTCCCTGCGCTCGGCCGGAATCCCACGTGCTCGGGTAACCGTGCACGGACGTGCGCGGCTCCCTGTGCCACCGTGCACGGCCTCAGCGTATGGCACTGAGTGTCAGCCGTAAAGGTACTCGGTACCCTCATCTTCCGTTGGAGTGAAGAACTCCAAGATCCGCTGCTCGCCACGCCTCGACCCGTCATGGTTCCTCTGAGGCAATCAGGGTGGAAGGGAGCAGGGTTGTGCATGTCAGGCGTATCGGAACGATCCTGAGTGCGGTCGCGCTCACGGTGCTGGCCGTTCCGGCGAACGCTCACGCCGCGGCGGTCGCCTGCGGCGGTGGTGTGTCGACCGGCCGGGTGGCCGTCAACGGCTGCATCAGTGCCCAACGCGGAAAGGAAGGCCGCATCTACACGCGGGAGATCACGGCGTACGTGAAGGCGCGCAACACGGGGTCGAGGGCGGTGAACGTCGCCTACGAGGCGTTCTTCCGTGTCGTCGACGGTGGTCACTGGGTGAAGCTGGGCAGCGGTCGCACCTATGTCCCGGCAGGTGGGACCGTCGAGCCCACGGAGGTGGGAAGCTCGACCCGGGTGTGCGGGCCCGTGAAGGTCGAGATCCGTGTACACGCCCGCGCCGACGGGGGCGTCTGGAGCGGGTGGTCCACCGCCGGCACGGCGCAGTGCCAGACCTGAGCGGCCGCTGAGCGGGCGGCACGGTTCCCGTGCCGCCTGCCCGGTCCGGCTCAGTCCCGCTCGAGCGTGGACTCGATCTCCTGGACCACGCGCCACAGAGGGGCGCCGCGACGGGAGACGATCACCACCACGTCCTCGGGCGGCTCGTCGGCGGGCGGCGCGCCGGGCGCCCCGAACGCGGCCTGCACGTAGCCGAGCGCGTGTTCCACCGCCTGCTCGGCGTCGCCGTGCCCGTCCGAGCGCAGCCAGGAGCGCAGGGCGTTGTTGTGCGCCGCGGCCACGGCGGCGGCGATCACGTCGGCCCGGAGCGTCCCGTCGTGCAGACCCTTCAGGCGCCCGCGCAGATACTCCGCGAAGGCGCGCTCGTAGCGCCACACCACGGACAGCTCGTAAGCGCGCAGGCCGGGCACCTGCTTGGTGAGGCGGTACCGCTGTACGGAGAAGGTCGGGTTCTCGGTGTACATGCGCAGGACCAGCCGCACCGCCTCGCAGACCCGCTCGAGCGGGTCGCACCCGGGGTCGCTCGCGGCCAGGAAGGCCGTCATGTCGGCCAGGCAGCGCTCGTGGTCGGGGAAGACCACGTCCTCCTTGGACGGGAAGTACCGGAAGAAGGAGCGGCGGCCGACTCCGGCGAGCGTGACGATGTCGTCGACGGTGGTCTGCTCGTAACCCCGTTCCAGGAACAACTGGAAGGCGGCAGCGACCAGCGCGTCCCGCATGGCGGGCTTGGTGGAGCTCATGGTCGCGAACGTAGCACCTGAACCGGTCATATGGCACTGAGTGCAGTCGTGCGAGGGAACTGAGTGCTGTTGGTTGCGTTGTCCGGCAGGAGTGCCGCCGCATACGATCGACTCCCGCCTGCCGAGGAGCCCCGCATGCCCCGCCCCACCCTCCTGTACGTCACCGATCTGGCCTATCAGGCCCGCGGGCGCCGCTACTGCGACGAGGACATCTTCCTCACCTCGCGTCTGAGGGAGGACTTCGACCTCGCCCTGTGCCATCCCCGGGACGCCGCCGCGCTGGCGGACGGCTTCGACGCCGTCGTCGTCCGCAACAGCGGGCCGGTCCTGGCGTACCAGGAGGCGTACGACGCCTTCCGTGAGCGCGTGCTGCGAAACGGCACGCGCGTGTACAACCCGCTGTCCGGCAAGGCCGACATGGCGGGCAAGCAGTACTTGCTCGACCTCACGGCCGCGGGGTACCCGGTCATCCCGACCGTCGACCGCACCGAGGACCTGGACCGGCTGGCCGGGACGGACCGGTACGTCGTCAAACCCAGGCTCGGCGCCGACTCCATAGGCCTGCGGATCGTGTCCGCCGACGAGGTGCGCGACCACATCGACGGGCACGTCCTCGTCCAGCCGTGCGTCGACTTCGCCTACGAGGTGTCCTTCTACTTCGTCGACCACGACTTCCAGTACGCCCTGTACGCCCCGCACGCCGACCGGCGCTGGGCGCTGGAGCCGTACCGGCCCACCCCCGAGGACCTGGAGTTCGCCCGGCGCTTCATCCACTGGAACGCCCTGGGCCACGGCATCCAGCGCGTGGACGCCTGCCGGGCCCCGGACGGCTCACTCCTGCTGGTCGAGCTGGAGGACCTCAATCCGTACTTGTCCTTGGACGCCCTCGACGACGAGGGCAGGGATGCCTTCGTCGGGGCGATGAAGGCATCCCTGCACGGGTTCCTTGCCTCCGCGTCCAAGTAGCGGACGCCCGGGCGAACAGAGCGTGAGCGCTGAACTCCCGGCCCCGTGGCGCCGTATCACTCCCTGGGGGACGGCCCAGACCCGTGTGCACGGGACGGAAGGAGACCAGGATGCCGACACCGTCCGACCGAGGGGCGCCGCCTGACGGGCGGCCCATCGAACCCATCCGGGTGCTGCGCCCGCGCCGCACCGACGCGCTCGCGGAACTGCTCAAGGACCTGCCGCCCCGAGCGGCCGTCGGATACGAGTCCATAGCGCTGCCCGGCCCGCCGTCGGGAGCCGAGGACGCGACCCAGGAACTGCCGCCCGTCAGGGATCACGACCGCACCCGCCGCTCCCGTGACATCCCCCGTGGGCGGGTGCCCGGACTGCGCCTCACGGCGATCGCGGCGGCCGTGACCGCGGCCGCGGTGATCGGCTTCGGCAGCGCCCTCCTGCTGGCCGGTCGCGGGGAGAGCACCGCCGAGGCGGCCCCGCAGCCCACCGCGACCGCCTCCGCGACCCCCACACCCACCCCGACGGCCTCCGGCGCCGCCGACCCCGACGGGCCCGGCACCCTCCGCGAGGGAGACAACGGCCCCGAAGTCACCGACCTGCAGGAACGCCTCCTGCGTATCCCGAACGTCTACGACAACGGCTCCACCGACGGCACCTACGACACGACCCTGACCGCCGCAGTGGCCCGCTTCCAGCTCTGGTACGGCATCCGCGGGGACGAGGACGGGGTGTACGGCGACGACACACGGCGCGACCTGGAGTCTCGCACGGGCGGCGGCTGATCGAAGAGGATGGCGGTCATGGACGCCTTCATCGACCGGCTCGACCCCGACATGTGCGTCGTGACCGCCGCGACGGACGTCGACCGCGCGGGCTGTCTGGTCGGATTCGCCTCCCAGTGCTCGATCGAGCCCGTGCGGTACGTGGTGTGGCTGTCGAAGGCCAACCGCACCTATCGGGTGGCCCGCACCGCGAGCCGCCTCGCCGTCCATCTCCTCACCCGCGAACAGCGTGGCCTCGCCCAGCTGTTCGGCGGGGAGACCGGGGACCGGACGGACAAGTTCGCCCGGGTCCGCTGGCGGGAGGAGGCCGGCGGGGCCGTCGTACTGGAAGACGCGGCGGCCTGGTTCGTCGGCACGGTCGTGCTGCGCGCCGACGGTGGTGACCATGTCGGGTTCGTCCTGGAGCCACAGGTATGGGGCGAGCGCGAGGACACCGAGGGAGCGAAGCCGCTGCGGCTCTCCGACACGACCTCCATCTCGCCCGGCCACCCGGCGGACTGAGCCGGGACCGAAACACCGCGCCTCCCGCGGGGTTACTCCGGCCCGGACGGCACCCGGATGTCCACGACGCAGACGTCGTCGCGCCGCTCGCCCTCCAGCACCGAGGTCAGCAGCGGGACCAGGGAGCCGGGCTCGTCCGTGTGGTGTGCCGCGACCGCCGCGGCGAGCCGGTCCAGGCCGCGGTCGATACCCTCCGAGGGGCGCTCGACCAGGCCGTCCGTGTAAAGGAGAACCCGGTCACCCGGCTCCAGGACGCAGCGCGCCTCCTCGAAGTTCGGATCGGAGCACGCCCCCAGCAGCATGCCGAGCGGGCGTTGGAGACGGCGCACCTCTCCGTCGCGCACCAGCAGGGGTGGCGGATGGCCGGCCTGGGCCCACACCAGGCAGTGCTCGGCGGGCTCGTAGCGGGCCAGGACCATGGTCGCGGTGCCGTGGGAGTCGCGCGAGTGCAGCAGCAGGGTGTTGAGACGGGTGAGTGCTCCGGTCAGCGACGAGCCCGTGATGACCATGCCCTTGGCGGTGAAGCGCAGTTGGGCCATGGTGGCCACGGCGTCGATGCCGTGCCCGGCGACATCACCGACGACGAACAGGGCGTCGCCGTCGGGCAGTTCGATGGCGCTGAACCAGTCGCCGCCGACGTGGATGCCCGACTGGGCGGGCAGATAGGCCACTTCGACCCGCAGCCCGGCGAGGCGAACCGGCCGGGTCGGCAGCGGCAGCAGCGCGTGCTGGAGGCGGGCGGCCAGGGTCCGCTCGGCGCGCAGCACGCCGTCCTGCGTCACGATGGCCTGCTCACTCTCGACCAGGGCCAGCTCGGCGCTGCGCTGCGCGGTGAGGTCCTGGACGAAGCCGTGCACCTCGGCGGGCTTGTTGTCGGCGTCCGCCACCACCTCGGCGACCATCCGCAGATGGCGGACCTCGTCCCCGGTCCGGACCCGGAACGGGACGTCGAACTGCCGCCCGGTGCGCACGAGGTCGCGCACGGCCCGGGCCAGCACGGGGGCGTCCTCGGGCAGCGCGAGCTCCGGCAGGTCCGCGAGCCGGACCGGTCCGAGCGCCGGATCCCGGTTCAGGACGAGGAAGGCCTGGGAGGACCAGCTGCCCTCGTCGGTGACCAGGTTCCAGTTGGCCCAGCCCAGGTTCCCCAGTCGCTGCACGTCCGCCAGCCGCTGTTCCTGCCGGTCGGAGGAGTCGTGCCGGACCCAGGTGACGATCAGGGCGCCGCCGAGGCGGGCCGAGTGCACCGCGTACGTGGACAGTGCGGCGGCGCCGTCCACGACCTCCTGGTAGGCGAACGGCTTGCCTTCGAACGGTTCGCCCGTGGTCAGCGTGCGCAGGCAGCCGTGCCACACCGCCTCCTCGGCCATGCTCGGGAAGCACTCCAGGATCCGTCGGCCGAGCAGTTGCCTGCCCGTGCGGCCCACGACGTCGACCGCCTCCGCCGTGGCGGCGTCGATGCGGTAGTCCTCCACCTCTCCGGAGGGGCCGCGCAGCGGCGTGAGCAGCATCGCCGAGCCCGGGAGCGAGTCGAACACCGGCTGGGCGGCGGCGGCCGAGGCGGCGGCACTGTGCTCCGAGCGGGCGCCGAAGGCTCGCAGCCATCCGGCACAGAGCCGGGCGACCGCTCGCAACAGCTGCCGGGCCTGCGGTGAGAACGGCCCGCCTCGCGCGCGCAGGATCCCGATGCAGACCTCGGCGCCGTCGCCGGTGGGCACCGGCAGCCAGGCGCGGGACAGCCAGCGCTCGGGCGGGTCCCCTATGAGCAGGTGCTGCTCCTGGTCCCTCGCGAAGTCCTCCAGCCAGCGGGGCTCCCGTGCCCGGAGCGCGTCGAGCGCGGCGATGCCGCTCAGCGGGGGAACCCGGGCCCACTGGGCGGCCAGGGTGGTTTCGATGCCGGCATGGCCGATCATTTCCAGCCCTCCGGTCGGCAGCGACCGGAAGAGGAGGAGAGCGTCGGCGTCGACGTCCGCAGCGAGTTCCTCCAGGAGGCAGCCGGCCAGATCCTGAGGGGTGGCGACATGGACGAGGGCCTTGCCGAGGCGGCCGAGCGCGGAGAAGCCGTCGTCCAGGTCGCAGGTGTCCCGCCCGGTGGTGACGGCGGTGCCCGACCGAACGGCCCGCGGACCGGCCGGCCCGGGAACCGCGGCCAGGGGTATGCCGGGAAACCCGTGGCCGGGGCGGGGATCCTGAGCGGGGCCCGGCAGCGGGGGCATCAGGGCGCCGAGGGTGATCCAGCACTCCGCCAGCAGGGTGCGGTTGCCGGCCTTGGCGCGCTGGAGCAGCTCTTCGCCGGCCGCGTCCGGAGTGCACCCGGTCAGCGCCATGAGAGCGCCCTTGGTCCGCTCCAGCACCGCCGAGGTGGCGACCTGGTCCCGCAGCCGGTCCATTTCCGCACGTTGTCTGGCCACGACCTTGGCCAACGCGGCAATGTCGGGCGCGGTACCGGCGTGTGAAGGGTCGGTGGACTCGCTCGTCACGCGTTGAGCATCGCACATGCGCCACCTGCCGTTCGCGCTCTCGTCAACAGACATCCCACCCACCGGTGAGCCCGCCGGTTGACGGAACAGGCCGCGCGCCCCGGTTCGCGGCGGGGTCAGTGGTCGGGCGGCGGGTACAGCCACCTTCGCAGCAGCCGGCTCAGAAGTGGCATCACCAGGTACGTGAGTACCGGCAGCAGCACCACCGGGAACATCGCGGCCCGCAGCGGCAGCGGCCAGGCGGCCGTGCGGGGCGTCACCAGCCACTGGATCAGCAGCGTGCAGGGAAAGGCGCCGAGGAACGTGGTCAGCACCATCTTCCAGCGGACCGGGGGCCGCACCGTGGTGCCGGGCAGGCTGAACCAGGTCTCGAGCCCGGTGGTCGACTGCCGTTCGCTGCCGAGTTCGATGGCGATGTCGTCGATCCGCGCGTGCCAGGCCGCCCGCTCGTCCGACTCCAGCCAGGCGGTGAGCCGGTGTGCGTCGGACCAGCGCAGCACCGCGTGGAAGCGGTGACCGTCCTCGGGGCGCAGCCAGGACACGCCCTCATTGCCCGGGAAGCCTCTGGCGCAGCGGGTGATCCCGCGCGTCCAGCGCTCGAACTCCTGCTCCCGACCGGGGCGCACCTCCCAGGTGAGGACCGTGGTGACCGGATCCCCGCGCCGTACTTCGGTGGTGCTCATGGTCACCACGGGTCCCACGTACGGCGTGGGTCATGCCCTCGGGGAGGGTCAGCGCCCGTGGTGGTGGTCGACCAGGGCCTGGGTGACCGCACGGATGCTGCGGGCGATGTGCTGGAGCTGGAGGACCTCGGCGGCGTAC
This portion of the Streptomyces canus genome encodes:
- a CDS encoding TetR family transcriptional regulator, which encodes MRDALVAAAFQLFLERGYEQTTVDDIVTLAGVGRRSFFRYFPSKEDVVFPDHERCLADMTAFLAASDPGCDPLERVCEAVRLVLRMYTENPTFSVQRYRLTKQVPGLRAYELSVVWRYERAFAEYLRGRLKGLHDGTLRADVIAAAVAAAHNNALRSWLRSDGHGDAEQAVEHALGYVQAAFGAPGAPPADEPPEDVVVIVSRRGAPLWRVVQEIESTLERD
- a CDS encoding peptidoglycan-binding domain-containing protein; its protein translation is MPTPSDRGAPPDGRPIEPIRVLRPRRTDALAELLKDLPPRAAVGYESIALPGPPSGAEDATQELPPVRDHDRTRRSRDIPRGRVPGLRLTAIAAAVTAAAVIGFGSALLLAGRGESTAEAAPQPTATASATPTPTPTASGAADPDGPGTLREGDNGPEVTDLQERLLRIPNVYDNGSTDGTYDTTLTAAVARFQLWYGIRGDEDGVYGDDTRRDLESRTGGG
- a CDS encoding flavin reductase family protein, whose product is MAVMDAFIDRLDPDMCVVTAATDVDRAGCLVGFASQCSIEPVRYVVWLSKANRTYRVARTASRLAVHLLTREQRGLAQLFGGETGDRTDKFARVRWREEAGGAVVLEDAAAWFVGTVVLRADGGDHVGFVLEPQVWGEREDTEGAKPLRLSDTTSISPGHPAD
- a CDS encoding SpoIIE family protein phosphatase is translated as MDRLRDQVATSAVLERTKGALMALTGCTPDAAGEELLQRAKAGNRTLLAECWITLGALMPPLPGPAQDPRPGHGFPGIPLAAVPGPAGPRAVRSGTAVTTGRDTCDLDDGFSALGRLGKALVHVATPQDLAGCLLEELAADVDADALLLFRSLPTGGLEMIGHAGIETTLAAQWARVPPLSGIAALDALRAREPRWLEDFARDQEQHLLIGDPPERWLSRAWLPVPTGDGAEVCIGILRARGGPFSPQARQLLRAVARLCAGWLRAFGARSEHSAAASAAAAQPVFDSLPGSAMLLTPLRGPSGEVEDYRIDAATAEAVDVVGRTGRQLLGRRILECFPSMAEEAVWHGCLRTLTTGEPFEGKPFAYQEVVDGAAALSTYAVHSARLGGALIVTWVRHDSSDRQEQRLADVQRLGNLGWANWNLVTDEGSWSSQAFLVLNRDPALGPVRLADLPELALPEDAPVLARAVRDLVRTGRQFDVPFRVRTGDEVRHLRMVAEVVADADNKPAEVHGFVQDLTAQRSAELALVESEQAIVTQDGVLRAERTLAARLQHALLPLPTRPVRLAGLRVEVAYLPAQSGIHVGGDWFSAIELPDGDALFVVGDVAGHGIDAVATMAQLRFTAKGMVITGSSLTGALTRLNTLLLHSRDSHGTATMVLARYEPAEHCLVWAQAGHPPPLLVRDGEVRRLQRPLGMLLGACSDPNFEEARCVLEPGDRVLLYTDGLVERPSEGIDRGLDRLAAAVAAHHTDEPGSLVPLLTSVLEGERRDDVCVVDIRVPSGPE
- a CDS encoding antibiotic biosynthesis monooxygenase; the protein is MSTTEVRRGDPVTTVLTWEVRPGREQEFERWTRGITRCARGFPGNEGVSWLRPEDGHRFHAVLRWSDAHRLTAWLESDERAAWHARIDDIAIELGSERQSTTGLETWFSLPGTTVRPPVRWKMVLTTFLGAFPCTLLIQWLVTPRTAAWPLPLRAAMFPVVLLPVLTYLVMPLLSRLLRRWLYPPPDH